From Salmo salar chromosome ssa09, Ssal_v3.1, whole genome shotgun sequence:
aaTCCATtcatactctgcgtctcacaaagacacaacaatcacaaatttggactcatcagaccaaaggacagatttctaccggtctaatgtccattgctcgtgtttcttggcccaagcaagtctcttcttcttattggtgtcgtttagtagtggtttctttgcagcaattcgaccatgaaggcctgattcacacagtctcctctgaacagttgatgttgagatgtgtctgttacttgaactctgtgaagcatttatttgggctgcaatatgaggtgcagttaactctaacgaacttatcctctgcagcagaggtaactctgggtcttcctttcctgtggcagtcctcatgagagccagtttcatcataacgcttcatggtttttgcgactgcacttgaagaaacgttcaaagttcctGATATTTTCcggactgactgaccttcatatctttaagtaatgatggactgtcttttctctttgcttatttgagctgttcttgccataatatggacttggtcttttaccaaatagggctatcttctgtataccacccctaccttgtcacaacacaactgattggatcaaacgcattaagaaaacaaaatccaaaaatgtacttttaacaaggcacacctgttcgttttgttgctaaccttactttgctacctgacaactttacggtttttaattaccgtttatatttttagtttttcccctcactcaactttttttctatcactttttcactccggacactttatctggacatggttcatcaggacctccaccagccgaagctaagtagtaacattaacatgatgccttcgaattgcagtcgctgtactcataaaatacaggagaacgatcgccttacggcgaggatagctgtgctgcaagcccagcttcagacgcaatcgttaggcaagggtaatttcactgtaggaaaggatgaaacagcgtctttgccaccagtaagtacagatagtagtataaatcccctcgcacggtccacGCAGCAGGACAACTtcctcatggcttctggagggaaatgctgtaggaatgctcaaccggtgtcgctcattcagccgacagaaactttcaaccggttctccccattaagcagcgagtcggagtcacaggtcgagccttctctggtctctactcctcctgttacgaggtctgagacgccgaagcctcccaccattagctctgacaaattgaaaaccctagtcattggcgactccattacccgcagtattagacgaatcatccagcgatcatacactgtttaccagggggcagggctaccgacattaaggctaatctgaagatggtgctggctaaagctaaaactggcgagtgtagagagtatagggatattgttatccacgtcggcaccaacgtggacatagcttcagcgtgtaaatcagctagaaagatgcgtcggcatcgagtaattgtctctggccccctcccagttagggggagtgatgagctctacagcagagtctcacaactcaatcgctggttgaaaactgttttctgcccctcccaaaagatagaatttgtagataattggccctctttctgggactcacccacaaacaggaccaggcctggcctgttgaggagtgacggactccatcctagctggaggggtgctctcatcttatctacgaaacatagacagggctctaaatcccctagctccacaatgaaatagggtgcaggccaggcagcaggctgttagccagcctgccagcttagtggagtctgccactagcacagtcagtgtagtcagctcaactATCACCATTgggaccgtgtctgtgcctcgacctaggttgggcaaaaccaaacatggcggtgttcgccttagcaatctcattagaataaagacctcttccattcctgccattattgaaagagattgtgatacctcacatctcaaaatagggctacttaatgttagatccctcacttccaaggcagttatagtcaatgaactaatcactgatcataatctttatgtgattggtctgactgaaacatggcttaagcctgatgaatttactgtgttaaatgaggcctcacctcctggttacactagtgaccatatcccccgtgcatcccgctaaggcggaggtgttgctaacatttacgatagcaaatttcaatttacaaaaaaaaaaacaacaatgacgttttcgtcttttgagcttctagtcatgaaatctatgcagcctactcaatcactttttatagctactgtttacaggcctcctggcccatacacagcgttcctcactgagttccctgaattcctatcggaccttgtagtcatagcagataatattctaatttttggtgactttaatattcacatggaaaagtccttgatgcccttccagactcactcTGCCTACCCACGGaagtcagaggacaaaaatcagttaaccacctaactgaggaactcaatttaaccttgcgcaataccctagatgcagtcgcacccctaaaaacatttgtcataagaaactagctccctggtatacagaaaatacccgagctctgaagcaagcttccagaaaattggaatggaaatggcgccacactaaactggaagtcttccgactagcttggaaagacagtaccgtgcagtatcgaagagccctcactgctgctcgatcatcctatttttccaacttaattgaggaaaataagaacaatccaaaatgtatttttgatactgtcgcaaagctaactaaaaagcagcattccccaagagaggatggctttcacttcagcagtaataaattcatgaacttctttgaggaaaagatcatgatcattagaaagcaaattacagactcctctttaaatctgcgtattcctccaaagctcagttgtcctgagtctgcacaactctgccaggacctaggatcaagggagacactcaagtgttttagtactatatcctctcttgggtagggggcagtattttgaattttggatgaatgaggtgcccaatgtaaactgcctgttactcaggcccagaagctaggatatgcatagtagtattggatagaaaacactacagtttccaaaactgttaaaataatgtctgagtataacagaactgatatggcaggcgaaaaacctgaggaaaatccatccaggaagtgggatatttttgatgtgggtacttttctattgaatgcctatacagtatCTAAATGGTTAGGAccaagattgcagttcctatggcttccactagatgtcaacagtctttagacattgtttcaggcttgtattctgaaaaatgaaccAGAGCTAGTTTGCGCGAGTGACCGATTGCGCACCgtttgttgtttttcctttctattgaagacgctattgtccagttgaaatattatcgattatttagataatagacaacctgaggattaattatgaacatcatttgacatgttttgacGAACTTTACTGGTAcgattaggatgtattcgtctgcatatcgtgaccgcctttgagccagtggatttctgaacaaaacgcgccaacaaaacagagactttgggacataaagagggactttatcgaacaaaacaaacatgtattgtgtaacagggcctcttgtgactgcaaccatatgaagatcatcaaagtgattaattttatcgctatttctgacttttgtaattcctttacttggttgtaaaatgtttgtatgcttttgtaagcggggcgctgtcctcagataatcacatggtatgctttcgctgtaaagtcttttcgaaatctgacacagcggctggattaacaagaagttagtcTTTAagcctatgtataacacttgtatttttatgaatgtttaatttgactatttctgtgttttttatttggcgctctgcaatttcaccggatgttggccaggtgggacgctaccgtcccacctgcccataagaagatatctcttgacacaatgatgaaaataatcatggcctttaaaccttcaagctgcatactaacCTGttgcacctgcattgcttgctgtttggggttttaggctgggtttctgtacagcactttgagatatcagctgatctaagaagggctatataaatacatttgatttgattcattgaaatgcattccaggtaactacctcatgaagagcGTGCAAAtttgtcatcaagggaaagggtggctacttttatgaatctcaaatgtaaaaatatattttgatttgattaacgtttttttggttactacatgattccaaatgtgatatttcatagtttatgtcttcactattattctacaatgtagaaaataggaaaataataagtaggtgtgtccaaacttttaactggtactgtaagtattcagaccctttattcggtactttgttgaagactccatgactatttccacattttgttacatttcagccttattctaaaatggatacaataaaaaaaatcctgaactatctacacacaatagcccataatgacaaagcgaaaacaggtttagacatttttgcaaatgtattaaaaataaaaaacagaaactttatttacacaagtattcagactctttactatgagactcaaaattcatctcaggtgcatcctgtttccattgatcatccttgagatgtttcttcaacttgattggagtcagcctgtggtaaattcaattgattggacatgatttgggaaggcacacacctgtctatataaggtcccacagttgacagtgcatgtcagagcaaaaaccaacccaTAAGGTCGAAGGATTTGCCGTAGAGCTATGAGACAGGatggtgtcgaggcacagatctggggaagggtaccaaaacatttctgcagcattgaagatccccaagaacacagtggcctccatcattcttaaatggaagaagttgggaaccatcaagaatcttcctagagctggacgcccagccaaactgagcaatcaggagagaagggccttggtcagggtgatgaccaagaacccattggtcactctgacagagctctggagttactctgtggagataggagaaccttccagaagcacaaccatctctgcagcactccatcaatcaggcctttatggtagagtgaccagacctaaagactctcagaccatgagaaacacgattctctggtctgatgaaaccaagattgaactcattggcctgaatgccaaccggAGGAACATCTCTgccaggtctggaggaaacctggcaccatccctacggtgaagcatggtggtggcagcataatgctgtggggatgttttcagcggcagggactaggagactagtcaggattgaggcaaagatgaactagatccttgatgaaaacctgctcgagAGCGCTCAgatcctcagactggggtgaaggttcaccttccaacaggacaaaaaccctaagcacacagccaaaatgcaggagtggctttgggacaagtctctgaatgtccttgagtggcccagccagagcctggacttgaaactGAACATCTCggaagagacttgaaaatagcggtgcagtgacgctcctcatccaacctgacagagtttgagaggatctgcagagaagaatgggagaaactcgccaaatacaggtgtgataAGCCTGTggcgtacccaagaagactcgaggctgtaatcactgccaaaggtgcttcaacaaagtactgggtctgaatacttatgtaaatgtaatatttccatttGTAATTTTTTATAGATATgcgaaaataaaataaaacgttattttgtcactatggggtattgtgtgtagattgatgagggtatttttttttaatccattttagaataaggctgtaacgtaacaaaatgtggaaaaagtcaaggggtctgaacactttccgaaggcactgtatttatacTCCGAACTCATTCTGATATTCCTGAATTTCTTTCTTTTAATTTCTTTGGATTTGTATGTATTGCTTTGTAATGTTATGTATTACTGCatttgttggagctagaaacataagcatgcAGGATTTCACAGTAgcataacatctgcaaaatatatgTAAACGatcaaaacatttttatttgaatGATGAGATGATTGCAACAGTATTTTAGGATCATAAAAGACATTGGCTTTACCTCTGGCCAACAGTAACAACCCCCATTAGCTGTGACATTCAAACATAGCATCAGTCTATTGTGCCTTATTGTTTAAACACAacatcccctctctcctcacctttcaTGACCACCTCAGGCAGGCCGTAGGGTTCGTACTCCGTATCGTCGTACGCTGCAGACATCTGATACCGGTTACGACGGATACGCTCCGCCAGGCGGGCTGGGTCGGCTGGGATCGGGAATGAACCGGAAAACAACATCCTGTCCCCCTCTGCCTCCGACATCCAGACTGGTGACATAGGGGGAGATTCTGTGGGTACTTCATCCTCATCATTCTCCCCATCTTCTTCCTTCTCGGTCTGTGTGTATACCTGGTGTGTTTCTGGTGAAGTGGCTGGAGTAGAAGGCTGTGTCGGTGTCCAGACTCCTGttgctcccctctcctctgtctgagAGCTGGTgctcctaacctctaacctctgaaccTTGGTCTCCACTATCGTTCTCTCAGTCTGCCACTCAccagtggttgtggtggtgactTTTCTACAGACCGAGCAGTGATTTTTATTTTCAACCCCAGTGGAGATTGGTTCCTCTTGATGGTGACTGGGATGGTTGGTTTCAGAGGACTGTGCTTCAGTGGATTGAGCCTCAGCGAGAGATAGAGTGGGGAACTCTCTGAGGTCATTTAGTTCTATGATGTCTAGATTGTGCCTTGAGACGATTTCTTTGGTCTGGGTCTCATCTGTTGCGCTGGGAGTGTTTGGATTGGTCTTGTTTTCTGGATCATCTTGGTTAGCGTGCTCTGTTGCCTTGGTCTGGGTCTCATCTGTTGCTCTGGGAGTGTTTGGATTGGTCTTGTTTTCTGGATCATCTTGGTTAGCGTGTTCTGTTGCCTTGGTCTGGAGCTCTGAGGTTTGGTAAACATCTTTGGTGACGTCTGCTTCTTCATCTCTATGTTCATTGGTCGGTTTTTCTGTCTCTTGGTGATATGTCGATTTGTTCTTTCTGGGTGAGTTTTGGATACTCTTTGGTTCAAGAGAATTGCAGTGCTGCAGTCtggacccccccaaaaaatgtaaagaaGAAAAATGTACATTTCAAGATACCAACACATTGTAGATAAGATACgtacaaacaccccattgaaatacagtgcattcagaaagtattcagaccccttgactttttccgcattttgttacattacagccttattctaaaattgattaaatcgtttttcccctcatcagtctacacacaataccccataatgacaaagcaaaatacatttttgcaaatgtattgaaaataaagaacgtaaatattacatttacataagtattcagtattTTACATTaagtattcagtactttgttgaaaagggaaagggggatacctagtcagttgtccaacaatgtattcaactgaaatgtgtcttccgcatttaacccacccctctgaatcagagaggtgtggggggctgccttaatcgacatccatgtcttcgagGCCtggtgaacagtgggttaactgccttgctcaggggcagaaagacagatttttaccttgtcagctcaaggattcaatccagcaaccttccggttactggcccaacgctctaaccactaggatacctgccgccgcacctttggtagcaattacagccaagtcttcttgggtatgacgctacaggaagagtcttggtggttccaaacttcttccatttaagaatgatttacatttacatttaagtcatttagcagacgctcttatccagagcgacttacaaattggtgcattcaccttatgatatccagtggaacaaccactttacaatagtgcatctaaatcttttaaggggggggttagaaggattactttatcctatcctaggtattccttaaagaggtggggtttcaggtgtctccggaaggtggtgattgactccgctgtcctggcgtcatgagggagcttgttccaccattggggtgccagagcagcgaacagttttgactgggctgagcgggaactgtgcttcctcagaggtaggggggccagcaggccagaggtggatgaacgcagtgcccttgtttgggtgtagggcctgatcagagcctgaaggtatggaggtgccgttcccttcacagctgaaggccactgtgttcttggggaccttcaatgctgaagaaatgtttggtacccttccccagatctgtgcctcgacacaatcctgtctctgaggacaatttcttcaacctcatggcttggtttctgctctgacatgcactgtcatctgtgggaccttatgcagacagttgtgtgcctttccaaatcatgtccaatcatttgagtttaccacaggtggactccaatcaagttgtagaaacattaaggatgatcaatggaaacaggatgcacttgaactcaatttcaagtctcataaacttatgtaaataagacatgtttttaattttttatacagttgcaaaaacttctaaaaacctgttgacTTTTattacaataccccatattgtgtTTAGATTAATGAGGActttttaatttaattaattttagaacaaggctgtaacgtaacaaaatgtggaaaaagttaaggtgtctgaatactttccgaatgcactgtttatattttatatataagcAGTATAAGAAAAGCATTATTGTCACCACATGTTTCCTACAAGTGCTAAATGTACCATTACCTTGAGACCAGGGTCCTCCCATAGAGTCTATTGAAGGTGCAGGAGAGAAGCAGCTCATCCTCCCTGATGACAGTCACGGTGTTGTGTCCAGGGCTGAGGGGAGCAGTGTTGTGTCCAGGGCTGAGGGGAGCAGTGTTGTGTCCAGGGCTGAGGGGAGCAGGGCTGTGGGTAGCAGCGATGGGGTCCTCTGGGTCCAGACAGGGGGTCTGGGCCATCAGCCTCCACACTGCCAGGTCCTCAGCCTGTCTCTGGTTCTCCTCAGAGAGAGACTGCAGTTCAGCCTGCAGCGCCACCacctggacaggaggagagagagcgagagagagacaataacGTTCACGATTTATTCAAAATACATCTATTCAAAGGAGCTAGCTTGAATAAAGCCTTCTATAGTAGGGTTTGTGGACAACCACATGCTTAAGATATTGGGGGAAATTGTTCAAGTATTTTTGGTAACTTTGATAACTACGTTCACAGAACAATTTAGAGTATAGAAACCAACCTGCTTCTCTAGGCAGGTGATCTGGAATGGAGCCAGTGGAGTAGTGTCTAGTAGAGTCTCAtatccagctcctctctccctctctactcccccgCTCCTGTCACCCctagctcctctctccctctctccttcagactctacttcccctctctcctcgtcTTTGGGTTTCCCTCCATCCTGCAGTGTGGCCTCCCATCCTGAGGTGATGATGTCACTGATTTGCTCTAGCTCTCCAGAGGTGGAGATaacttcctgtcctctctggttctTTCTTTTCCTTCTCTTTGCTCTTCTTTCAGCCTGGTATTCACAGGTGGCTGGTAGTGTTGTGTTACTGACAAAACTCATTTCTCTGTCTGTGGTTGCCACATCTTGAAGTTTGAGTTTCAGTTGTTCGTTCTGCTGTTTTAGAGACCGCAGCTCTTCAGCCAGACTCTCTTCTCGACCCTGTCCATTGGTGTACTGTTTGTTGGTAGGACCAGAAGCTTTCTCCAGCTCTACAGTAAGAAGTGTATTCTCAGTCCTGGTTAGACTCGGGTCTCTCTGGGATAGCTGGAACTCTTCAGTAGCTCTCCTGAAGGCAGGGCTGTCCATGGCGTGTCCGTCACTACGGACGTGTTGCTGTTGGAGCCCAGAACCCTCAGGATGTCCCATCTGCTCCTCAGAACGTGTGACAGTTAAATGGTCCGATTTGAATTTCTCTGTGTTTTCAACTGTCTCTTCACTCCTGCTTGGCTGAGCAGAAGCCTTAGAATCCACCATCTTCGCTGCCTCATTTTCAACAGGATGGTTGCTCAGAGTGGAAGTGCTGTCTATTACATAATACAATTCTGTAACACAATTTTTCTGTGGAGTTGGCAGCTGACCTCCCTCATCAGAAAGTGCAGAGGAAGCCTGGGTAGTGTTCAGTGGTTTTGTTATGTCTGTACTCTCTTCTATCCCAGAGGCAGACTCATTCTGAGTGATCTGATGTACATCTGTGTAATGGTCAGCCTGCTGAGGGGTTATAGTGACCCTACTTTCCTTGATttcctccttctgtctctcttcctcccgtctccccttctcctctctgagCGTGGCCAGTTCATCTCTACAGCGCTGCAGTTCCTGTCCCTGCCCCAGCAGCTCCTGGATGTGTCTACTCTGGTGGTCGAAGGCCAGGGTCAGCTGCTGGGTCTGCCTGGTTACCTGGCTCTGTCGAGCCACCAGCTTGGCCTGGGTCTGTCTGGCTCGACCAGCCTCATTGGCGCTCTCCCCACACAGATGCTCCACCTCTTGGGCTAGCTCTGAGGCAGAGAGGCCTCCACTCTGGAGCTCCATGGTGGTTTCAGCCTGGTCTGAGGGAGATACCCCTTTCTCAGCTTCCACAGTGGTTTCACCCAGCTCAGAGGCAGACACACCCCTCTGGGCCTCCACAATGGTCTCTCCCTCACCAATAGGTCTGGAGAGATCTGGAGCTTTGGTCAGAGTTCCGTCCTCCT
This genomic window contains:
- the LOC106612098 gene encoding centromere protein F isoform X2; the encoded protein is MHGLQGEMKAECERFRQSQDALANARRNLTTREQSLQRAKDELSLAYTRISQESDRAQSLEQRVKQLQEELKCQRQNAESSRLQHQQRTRDLDKQHQRDLLDLQKECQSAEKRHQLDVNKLNQEVQQTRILHNTLQAQSEKVTLQKQALERDIDALKEKVKWTEGELKESQKKEAQTQTKLTESLCEREGLNVTLEQNRRRERGLEEEVKKLAEELAEALRRIKELEDQKTVQPIAAPMAPVPFSPAGQSFSPVSQIRHGHTTPSAQTNRPARGEQAREERGNEGQRAKYPTEREPGEGIDSEHITPFGSTDSDKTKRAGERGKGEERKRENERQDEVESVVDGCIPGKDASTKDKTSLSTQSSLSDPDHSPHLSSSASSDTDYESETLSSHSKPRAQTTGAEGDLQRENQELRSELQDVKDELQRRLEDLETQRRAAAEARTRLKQHSHKPASQAETSREKEERRRELEERAETGRLKEALTELEIKVRRDGEDRERGEREKEERKERERGDRESESMLLNLQLKKKLAELKTELLREREERESEKEERKRLKNKGIEGTIDLTVKLEELQEELKELKNCGRLEVKNMVDKNTPLTYLTLHHDITSNSNNNTVVPDYKLLPSPDQHHLLCENTNPQNTVVSQATETTADLIQEDGTLTKAPDLSRPIGEGETIVEAQRGVSASELGETTVEAEKGVSPSDQAETTMELQSGGLSASELAQEVEHLCGESANEAGRARQTQAKLVARQSQVTRQTQQLTLAFDHQSRHIQELLGQGQELQRCRDELATLREEKGRREEERQKEEIKESRVTITPQQADHYTDVHQITQNESASGIEESTDITKPLNTTQASSALSDEGGQLPTPQKNCVTELYYVIDSTSTLSNHPVENEAAKMVDSKASAQPSRSEETVENTEKFKSDHLTVTRSEEQMGHPEGSGLQQQHVRSDGHAMDSPAFRRATEEFQLSQRDPSLTRTENTLLTVELEKASGPTNKQYTNGQGREESLAEELRSLKQQNEQLKLKLQDVATTDREMSFVSNTTLPATCEYQAERRAKRRKRKNQRGQEVISTSGELEQISDIITSGWEATLQDGGKPKDEERGEVESEGERERGARGDRSGGVERERGAGYETLLDTTPLAPFQITCLEKQVVALQAELQSLSEENQRQAEDLAVWRLMAQTPCLDPEDPIAATHSPAPLSPGHNTAPLSPGHNTAPLSPGHNTVTVIREDELLLSCTFNRLYGRTLVSRLQHCNSLEPKSIQNSPRKNKSTYHQETEKPTNEHRDEEADVTKDVYQTSELQTKATEHANQDDPENKTNPNTPRATDETQTKATEHANQDDPENKTNPNTPSATDETQTKEIVSRHNLDIIELNDLREFPTLSLAEAQSTEAQSSETNHPSHHQEEPISTGVENKNHCSVCRKVTTTTTGEWQTERTIVETKVQRLEVRSTSSQTEERGATGVWTPTQPSTPATSPETHQVYTQTEKEEDGENDEDEVPTESPPMSPVWMSEAEGDRMLFSGSFPIPADPARLAERIRRNRYQMSAAYDDTEYEPYGLPEVVMKGFADIPSGPACPYIVRRGLLGTDAMPLPQRDPGQRGGGRRTLSNPQQIHWETVRESPFHWTYCIPPPDLMY